A section of the Phormidium ambiguum IAM M-71 genome encodes:
- a CDS encoding MogA/MoaB family molybdenum cofactor biosynthesis protein, translating into MNNLPHPDNFKVRVNCAVITVSDTRTEETDRSGNLIKSLLIDAEHIISAYAIVKDEPMQIQEQMQVLSQHSDLQVLIFNGGTGIAPRDTTYDAIEKLLEKTLPGFGELFRFLSYQEIGSRAIASRSVAGIYQNKLIFSVPGSSNAVKLAMEKLILPELVHLVTQLNPNLAKN; encoded by the coding sequence ATGAACAATTTGCCGCATCCCGACAATTTTAAAGTTAGAGTTAATTGTGCAGTAATTACTGTTAGCGATACGCGCACAGAAGAAACCGATCGCAGCGGTAATTTAATCAAAAGTTTATTAATAGATGCCGAGCACATAATATCTGCTTACGCTATTGTTAAAGATGAACCAATGCAAATACAAGAACAAATGCAGGTTTTGAGTCAGCACTCGGATTTGCAAGTTTTGATTTTCAATGGTGGTACTGGGATTGCGCCCAGGGATACTACTTATGATGCGATCGAGAAATTACTAGAAAAAACTTTGCCTGGTTTTGGGGAATTGTTTCGGTTTTTGAGTTATCAGGAAATTGGATCGAGAGCGATCGCATCTAGATCGGTAGCAGGTATTTACCAAAATAAACTCATTTTTTCTGTTCCCGGTTCTAGTAATGCTGTCAAACTGGCAATGGAAAAATTAATATTACCAGAACTTGTGCATTTAGTAACTCAACTTAACCCAAACCTAGCCAAAAATTGA
- a CDS encoding helix-turn-helix domain-containing protein, which yields MTEEIRVQVSSGNVFADLGLENSDELLVKAELARKISSIITKQEMTQVEAAKLLGIDESKVFNLTNGKLFYFSTVQLFRFLNALGRDVEIVVKTKPQSRLQAQTRVVST from the coding sequence ATGACTGAGGAAATTAGAGTACAAGTAAGTAGCGGGAATGTGTTTGCTGATTTAGGTTTAGAAAACTCTGATGAATTGCTGGTAAAAGCGGAACTAGCCAGGAAAATTAGCAGCATAATTACCAAGCAAGAGATGACGCAAGTGGAAGCAGCAAAACTTTTAGGAATTGATGAATCAAAAGTATTTAACCTCACAAACGGAAAGTTATTTTACTTTTCGACTGTACAGCTGTTTCGCTTTTTAAATGCTTTAGGTCGAGATGTAGAAATTGTAGTTAAAACTAAACCACAATCTCGTTTACAGGCTCAAACGCGGGTTGTTAGTACTTAG
- a CDS encoding GNAT family N-acetyltransferase, which produces MSQSENYNSIYIRNMEIDDIAPVYHLGEEIFTSDLYPYLYRTWDEWEVIGLYNTDPEYCLVAEIDEQLAGFVLGTIINKATWTYGYIIWLGVNPNFQRRGVGDKLVDKLVERMIEDGVRFMLVDTDPANTPAVKFFTRKGFGNTRQHVFLSMNLSKHEYYGRLIAYEREKAERAAYKRSRRRPSTKTSEAVNEAATKVMVTDSQILDVNNPDISPSS; this is translated from the coding sequence ATGAGTCAATCGGAAAACTATAACTCGATCTATATCCGCAACATGGAAATAGATGATATCGCTCCAGTGTATCATTTGGGTGAAGAGATTTTTACTAGTGATTTATACCCCTATTTATACCGGACTTGGGATGAATGGGAAGTTATCGGACTGTACAATACCGATCCAGAATATTGTTTAGTTGCTGAAATAGATGAACAATTAGCAGGCTTCGTTTTAGGGACAATTATTAACAAAGCAACCTGGACTTATGGTTACATTATTTGGTTGGGAGTTAATCCTAATTTTCAACGTCGCGGAGTCGGTGATAAATTAGTTGATAAACTGGTGGAAAGAATGATTGAAGATGGGGTGCGTTTTATGTTGGTGGATACCGATCCAGCTAATACGCCAGCAGTGAAATTTTTTACTCGCAAAGGTTTCGGTAATACCCGTCAGCACGTTTTTTTATCGATGAATTTGAGTAAACATGAATATTATGGCAGACTAATTGCTTATGAACGGGAAAAAGCGGAGAGGGCTGCATATAAGCGATCGCGCCGTCGCCCATCTACAAAAACCTCGGAAGCTGTAAATGAAGCGGCTACTAAAGTAATGGTAACTGATTCACAAATCTTAGATGTAAACAATCCCGATATTTCGCCTAGTTCTTAA
- a CDS encoding YdcF family protein yields the protein MKSQKKRNNKFRFWWRCFGKRSLLISLLGFCLILGICLLYNSTILYSSSQQPVGAILVLGGSITREIHVAELAKKSPQIPILISSGSLEPCVLLIFQRATAPIDKVWLEKCANSTFSNFYFSLPILKEWQVKKVKLVTSATHLPRAIWLAQIMLGSHGIWVELEIAPETKGVPANRESFFVTVIDVTRGFIWAVVSQFYEPKCTKLIPLSQVDLNVWKLKGFKCERQANLGY from the coding sequence ATGAAATCTCAGAAAAAGCGGAACAATAAATTTAGGTTTTGGTGGCGGTGTTTTGGTAAGCGATCGCTACTAATTAGTTTATTGGGATTCTGCTTAATTTTAGGAATTTGCTTACTATATAACAGCACTATTTTATATAGTTCTTCTCAACAACCAGTAGGTGCAATTCTAGTATTAGGAGGAAGTATAACCAGAGAAATTCACGTTGCTGAATTAGCTAAAAAATCACCGCAAATACCCATTTTAATTTCCAGCGGTTCTCTAGAACCTTGTGTTTTATTAATCTTTCAAAGAGCAACTGCTCCTATTGATAAAGTTTGGTTAGAAAAATGTGCCAATTCTACTTTTAGCAACTTCTATTTTAGTTTACCAATTCTCAAAGAATGGCAAGTTAAAAAAGTTAAATTAGTTACTTCAGCAACCCATTTGCCTAGAGCAATTTGGTTAGCACAAATTATGTTAGGTTCTCACGGAATTTGGGTGGAATTAGAAATAGCACCAGAAACTAAAGGTGTTCCCGCCAACCGCGAGTCATTTTTTGTGACTGTCATAGATGTAACTCGCGGGTTTATTTGGGCTGTTGTTAGTCAATTTTATGAACCGAAGTGTACTAAATTAATTCCCCTTTCTCAAGTTGATTTAAATGTCTGGAAACTGAAAGGTTTTAAATGTGAAAGACAAGCTAATTTAGGTTATTAA
- a CDS encoding P-II family nitrogen regulator — protein MAKPAKKLVIVTEKILLKKIANIIDESGATGYTVVETGGKGSRNVRSSGQPSVSDTTANIKFEVLTPDRDMAENIADQVAIKFFLDYAGMIYICDAEVLYGHSFCGPDGC, from the coding sequence ATGGCCAAGCCAGCCAAAAAACTTGTCATCGTCACGGAAAAGATTCTGCTGAAAAAGATCGCCAATATTATCGATGAATCCGGGGCGACCGGTTATACGGTGGTGGAAACTGGCGGTAAAGGCAGTCGCAACGTGCGTTCTTCGGGACAACCCAGCGTTTCTGACACCACGGCGAATATAAAGTTCGAGGTGCTGACCCCGGATCGGGATATGGCCGAGAATATTGCGGATCAGGTTGCAATTAAGTTTTTCCTCGATTATGCGGGCATGATCTATATCTGTGACGCGGAGGTCTTGTACGGGCACAGTTTTTGTGGGCCAGACGGCTGTTGA
- a CDS encoding sodium-dependent bicarbonate transport family permease, whose product MDFLSLFLMDFVKQLQSPTLGFLIGGMVIAALGSQLVIPEAICQIIIFMLLTKIGLTGGIAIRNSNLTEMILPAAFAVASGILIVFIARYTLAKLPKVKTVDAIATGGLFGAVSGSTMAAALTLLEEQKMPYEAWAAALYPFMDIPALVTAIVVANIYLNHKKKRSVEDEYLSKQPVAAGNYPSSRQEYLSKQQGLADNRVKIWPIVQESLQGPALSAMLLGIALGLFTQPESVYKSFYDPLFRGLLSILMLVMGMEAWSRIGELRKVAQWYVVYSVIAPLVHGLIAFGLGMIAHYTTGFSMGGVVILAVIAASSSDISGPPTLRAGIPSANPSAYIGASTAIGTPIAIGLCIPLFLGLAQAIGGR is encoded by the coding sequence GTGGATTTTTTGTCCTTGTTTTTAATGGACTTCGTTAAACAGTTACAGTCCCCAACACTCGGTTTTTTGATTGGTGGTATGGTCATTGCCGCTCTCGGTAGCCAATTGGTAATTCCAGAGGCAATTTGTCAGATCATCATCTTCATGTTGCTCACCAAAATTGGTCTGACTGGTGGTATTGCGATCCGCAATTCCAACCTGACGGAGATGATTTTACCCGCAGCGTTTGCTGTAGCATCAGGAATTCTGATTGTATTCATCGCACGCTATACATTGGCCAAGCTGCCGAAGGTCAAAACCGTAGATGCGATTGCGACCGGGGGATTGTTTGGTGCAGTGAGTGGCTCTACCATGGCTGCCGCCCTGACGCTCCTGGAAGAACAAAAAATGCCATACGAGGCATGGGCTGCCGCACTCTATCCCTTCATGGATATCCCAGCGCTCGTAACTGCGATTGTGGTGGCCAACATTTATCTTAACCACAAGAAGAAGCGTAGTGTAGAAGACGAGTATCTCAGCAAGCAGCCCGTTGCAGCAGGCAATTATCCCAGCAGCCGCCAAGAGTATCTCAGCAAGCAGCAGGGTCTTGCGGATAATCGGGTCAAGATCTGGCCGATCGTGCAAGAAAGCCTCCAAGGTCCTGCCCTATCAGCAATGTTGCTCGGCATTGCTCTTGGTCTGTTCACCCAGCCAGAAAGTGTCTATAAAAGCTTCTACGATCCCCTCTTCCGCGGCTTGCTTTCGATCCTGATGCTGGTCATGGGTATGGAAGCTTGGTCAAGGATTGGCGAACTGCGTAAGGTAGCCCAGTGGTACGTCGTGTATAGCGTGATAGCACCGCTAGTGCATGGGCTCATCGCCTTCGGTCTCGGTATGATTGCCCACTACACCACCGGATTCAGTATGGGCGGTGTTGTGATCCTGGCCGTCATCGCCGCCTCCAGTTCAGACATCTCAGGTCCGCCCACGTTGCGAGCCGGGATTCCGTCGGCCAATCCATCCGCCTACATTGGTGCCTCCACAGCTATCGGTACACCCATTGCGATCGGCTTGTGTATACCGCTCTTCCTGGGGCTTGCCCAGGCGATCGGCGGCAGATAA
- a CDS encoding dynamin family protein, with the protein MSSQEFQAAYSSIYNTGTNLLQYLREFRDGLHTQGDDSKGLQSIENEINKALNALQDQKYQVAVVASMSAGKSSFLNAVIGADVLASENAACTVCRTEVRHIKVGETPQLLEYRETQRKPFVIAEGDRGRIRQEFLNRNREIQKNGNVEQTIRFELYHHIEAISQLSAISGFTLVDTAGPNQWESEQFNVNALKKNTLEALRTCNAILFILDYTTCKSKAASELFQEVLANRKEILADDTIGKIFFILNKVDLKTEQDPPIAELIESLKQELKNSFGFPNPIIYTASSRKGLLAKLIMQGTATEAHIKDFKKFFSAQYANEDEEGNQIIPAPKKVAPQALTDSGIPTIQEQVIETITQNAGWDLLSDVVAALDKQARAIEDTLNTELKGWQMGIEALKEKVEEYRRRSEKAREKVESVKKAVEQEKQILIQGFSQGVNTFADNAKSQLASEIDKIAETRSVKSPKQKKIQRISKVVEVKPNNVGFGQMVGEIGGTILELIPVIGLGLGKVFKLSASLWDKLTEDIPETFNHISEQTDNNEEFDPYVIRCKTKNEAQKIIKTINQFCAPHIQNWWIDTQDELVRDGTKIREELARKIQEDIQEISDELSNYLGDALEVKLNINPIQFPSFDFPGIDARVKDVQVAVVVGTQKKETGRESRCCDSDKVYYDDVEVIENRSFFDVDLQQTLESVKRKIDEQTSRNRQLLERVIEKQVKADFRNAERQINDYIQRFQNDFDRVLKERETKEAEAPEILAKLEAQKIKLNEYLRELISIRQSLDSWKPVGVVK; encoded by the coding sequence ATGTCTTCTCAAGAGTTTCAAGCAGCATACAGCAGCATCTACAACACAGGCACTAACCTCTTACAATATCTGAGAGAATTCCGAGACGGACTTCACACTCAGGGAGACGACAGCAAAGGACTACAAAGTATTGAAAATGAAATCAACAAAGCTTTAAATGCTTTGCAAGATCAGAAATATCAAGTAGCAGTTGTGGCATCAATGAGCGCAGGTAAAAGCTCATTCCTAAATGCTGTCATTGGTGCAGATGTTCTAGCTAGTGAAAATGCCGCTTGTACAGTTTGCCGGACAGAAGTTAGGCATATAAAAGTTGGAGAAACACCCCAGCTTTTAGAATATCGAGAAACTCAAAGGAAACCCTTTGTTATCGCTGAAGGCGATCGCGGACGAATTCGGCAAGAGTTTCTCAACCGTAACCGCGAGATTCAGAAAAATGGTAATGTCGAGCAAACCATACGATTTGAGCTATACCATCATATTGAAGCTATCAGTCAACTATCTGCTATATCTGGTTTTACTTTAGTTGATACGGCAGGGCCAAACCAATGGGAATCTGAGCAGTTCAATGTCAATGCACTCAAAAAAAATACTCTAGAAGCCCTCAGAACTTGCAATGCCATTTTGTTTATATTGGACTACACAACTTGTAAATCAAAGGCGGCTTCTGAGTTATTTCAGGAAGTGCTAGCAAATCGCAAGGAAATATTGGCAGATGATACCATTGGCAAAATTTTCTTTATCCTCAACAAAGTAGACTTAAAAACAGAACAAGATCCGCCTATTGCCGAGTTAATTGAAAGTTTGAAACAAGAGTTAAAAAACTCCTTTGGATTTCCTAACCCAATTATTTATACTGCTAGCTCAAGAAAAGGGCTATTGGCAAAGCTAATTATGCAAGGTACAGCCACAGAAGCCCATATCAAAGATTTCAAAAAGTTTTTTAGCGCCCAGTATGCTAATGAAGATGAGGAAGGAAATCAAATAATTCCTGCACCTAAAAAGGTTGCACCACAAGCATTAACAGATAGCGGTATCCCGACAATTCAAGAGCAAGTAATTGAAACCATTACTCAGAATGCTGGCTGGGATCTTTTAAGTGATGTTGTAGCAGCACTGGATAAGCAAGCTAGGGCAATTGAGGATACTCTTAATACAGAACTTAAGGGTTGGCAAATGGGAATTGAAGCCCTTAAGGAAAAAGTAGAAGAATATAGGAGGCGATCGGAAAAAGCGAGGGAAAAAGTTGAATCTGTAAAAAAAGCTGTGGAGCAAGAGAAACAGATACTAATTCAAGGATTTAGCCAAGGTGTTAACACATTTGCCGATAATGCTAAATCTCAGTTAGCTAGTGAAATTGATAAGATTGCCGAGACTCGTTCAGTCAAATCTCCAAAGCAAAAAAAAATTCAACGAATTTCTAAAGTAGTAGAAGTAAAACCTAATAATGTAGGTTTTGGACAAATGGTGGGAGAAATTGGAGGAACAATATTAGAATTGATCCCTGTTATTGGTCTGGGTCTAGGAAAAGTATTTAAGTTAAGTGCATCTTTGTGGGATAAACTGACTGAAGATATTCCAGAAACTTTCAATCATATCTCTGAACAGACTGATAACAATGAAGAGTTTGATCCATACGTTATCCGGTGTAAGACTAAAAATGAAGCTCAAAAAATCATAAAAACTATTAATCAATTTTGTGCGCCACATATCCAGAATTGGTGGATAGATACTCAAGATGAATTAGTTCGAGATGGTACAAAAATCCGCGAAGAATTGGCAAGAAAAATTCAAGAAGATATCCAAGAGATATCAGATGAACTATCTAATTACCTTGGTGATGCTTTAGAGGTGAAACTGAACATTAACCCGATTCAGTTTCCCAGTTTTGATTTTCCGGGAATAGATGCAAGGGTGAAAGATGTACAAGTGGCAGTAGTTGTAGGAACCCAGAAGAAGGAAACAGGTCGAGAAAGTCGTTGTTGTGACTCTGATAAAGTTTATTATGATGATGTTGAAGTTATCGAAAACCGCTCCTTCTTTGATGTTGATTTGCAACAAACTTTAGAGTCAGTGAAGCGAAAAATAGATGAGCAAACATCCAGAAACAGACAACTTTTAGAGCGCGTAATTGAAAAGCAGGTAAAAGCTGATTTCAGAAATGCTGAACGGCAAATTAATGATTACATTCAAAGGTTTCAAAATGACTTCGATCGCGTACTGAAGGAACGGGAAACAAAAGAAGCTGAAGCACCTGAAATTTTGGCAAAGCTTGAGGCTCAAAAAATAAAACTGAATGAATATCTCAGGGAATTGATTTCTATTCGTCAATCTCTAGATAGTTGGAAGCCAGTGGGGGTAGTTAAGTAA
- the recJ gene encoding single-stranded-DNA-specific exonuclease RecJ, translating into MPQQQPQWQIQLTVQPPEWLINAVKQYAPDLEGKYAAQLLWQRGICNPEQLAEYLSPDLYKPASPFAFGEEMNWAMERLLKARDRQEIVAIWGDFDADGITSTTVLWEGLGQFFGQNQQLFYYVPNRFTESHGLNCQGIEKLAEKGVKLIVTCDTGSTNLIEIEFAQKLGIDVIITDHHTLLPERPPVVAIINPRNLPPDHQLFNLSGVAVAYKVVEALYQTLPNVPQQPLEDLLDLVAIGLIADLVQLSGDCRYLAKLGIEKLQTDLQKAPKLRRHPGIGRLLELCKKSGDRPTDISFGIGPRINAVSRIQGDATFCVELLTSKDLKLIEKLAAETELANSRRKALQKDVEKQVWQKLAQLDLSTTSIIVLTEVGWPVGVLGLVAGQVAQETGRPTILLSIETAEENSENVNFARGSARSVNQIDLYQLVKDQAHLLHRFGGHPFAAGLSIPVENIPVFTEAIDRQLRQQIAADPNKLNRVITADLVVKVAELGQDLFREMKVLEPCGMGNPVPQLMIKNCWFDNLENYNIKDAIGNKVTYIKTNFLIKDTSTKVGFPGIWWGHYKDEVPQGRCDAIVELDFNTYQKRYEVRLIAVRSCAENFELLNHVDRYELDRILDWRNAEIYSSNSDKQPLIVRKCPSNWDDLQLWFRQALQSNRNLAIAYPSPPEISPNQIWEDLVGIAKYLSRTGKTATPDQLQQKLGISVTCLYFGLETLAKLGFQVTNWNGQFQITNNQNLPSLNLDNQASEAIAQFLAAVQEEQFRRHYFYEVPLATIQSVVARSNYGETE; encoded by the coding sequence ATGCCTCAGCAGCAACCTCAATGGCAAATTCAATTAACAGTTCAACCGCCAGAATGGTTAATTAATGCCGTTAAACAATACGCGCCAGATTTAGAAGGTAAATATGCTGCTCAATTGTTATGGCAAAGAGGAATCTGTAATCCTGAACAATTAGCAGAATATTTAAGTCCCGATCTTTACAAACCTGCTAGCCCTTTTGCATTTGGGGAGGAAATGAACTGGGCAATGGAAAGATTGCTCAAAGCAAGAGATCGTCAAGAAATTGTTGCCATTTGGGGAGATTTTGATGCTGATGGCATCACTTCTACTACAGTTTTATGGGAAGGTTTAGGACAGTTTTTTGGACAAAATCAGCAATTATTTTATTACGTTCCTAATCGCTTTACTGAATCTCACGGCTTGAACTGTCAGGGAATTGAAAAATTGGCGGAAAAGGGAGTTAAGTTAATAGTTACTTGCGATACTGGAAGTACGAACTTAATCGAAATTGAATTTGCTCAAAAATTAGGAATAGATGTAATTATTACCGATCATCATACTTTATTGCCAGAAAGACCGCCAGTAGTTGCAATTATTAATCCCCGCAATTTACCCCCAGATCATCAATTATTTAATCTTTCGGGTGTTGCTGTTGCTTACAAAGTAGTAGAAGCACTGTATCAAACTCTGCCAAATGTGCCTCAACAACCGTTAGAAGATTTATTAGATTTAGTGGCGATCGGGTTAATTGCCGATCTGGTGCAATTAAGTGGTGATTGTCGATATTTAGCTAAATTGGGTATAGAAAAACTGCAAACAGATTTACAAAAAGCACCTAAATTAAGGCGACATCCTGGAATAGGTAGATTGCTGGAACTTTGCAAAAAAAGTGGCGATCGACCAACAGATATTTCCTTTGGTATTGGCCCTCGAATTAACGCTGTTAGCCGCATTCAAGGAGATGCCACTTTTTGTGTAGAATTGCTCACAAGTAAGGACTTAAAATTGATCGAAAAGTTAGCTGCGGAAACAGAACTAGCTAACTCTCGCCGCAAAGCATTACAGAAAGATGTAGAAAAACAAGTATGGCAAAAATTAGCTCAATTAGACTTATCAACTACTAGTATAATTGTCCTCACAGAAGTAGGTTGGCCTGTGGGAGTTTTGGGTTTAGTTGCCGGACAAGTTGCCCAAGAAACAGGTCGTCCAACTATTTTATTAAGTATAGAAACAGCCGAAGAAAATTCAGAAAATGTTAATTTTGCGAGAGGTTCGGCGCGGTCAGTGAATCAAATAGACCTTTATCAATTAGTTAAGGATCAAGCACATTTGTTGCATCGATTTGGGGGACATCCTTTTGCTGCGGGATTGAGTATTCCTGTAGAAAATATTCCCGTATTTACCGAAGCGATCGATCGTCAATTGCGCCAACAAATTGCAGCCGATCCAAATAAATTAAACCGAGTAATCACAGCAGATTTAGTCGTAAAAGTGGCAGAATTAGGTCAAGATTTGTTTCGGGAAATGAAAGTTTTAGAACCTTGTGGTATGGGCAACCCTGTACCACAATTAATGATTAAAAATTGCTGGTTTGATAATTTGGAAAATTACAATATAAAAGATGCAATTGGAAATAAAGTTACTTATATCAAAACTAATTTTTTAATCAAAGATACATCAACTAAAGTTGGCTTTCCTGGGATTTGGTGGGGACATTACAAAGATGAAGTTCCTCAAGGTCGTTGTGATGCGATCGTCGAACTAGATTTTAATACTTATCAAAAACGTTATGAAGTGCGTTTAATTGCTGTGCGTTCTTGTGCAGAAAATTTTGAGTTATTGAATCATGTCGATCGATATGAATTAGACAGAATTTTAGACTGGCGGAATGCAGAAATTTACTCATCAAATTCTGATAAACAACCATTAATTGTGAGAAAATGTCCGAGTAATTGGGATGATTTACAATTATGGTTTCGTCAAGCTTTGCAAAGTAATAGAAACTTAGCGATCGCTTATCCCTCTCCTCCAGAAATATCGCCTAATCAAATTTGGGAAGACTTAGTAGGAATTGCCAAATATCTTAGTCGTACAGGAAAAACTGCTACGCCCGATCAATTACAACAAAAATTAGGCATTAGTGTTACTTGCTTGTATTTTGGCTTAGAAACATTAGCTAAATTAGGTTTTCAAGTAACAAATTGGAATGGACAGTTTCAAATTACAAATAATCAAAATTTGCCGTCATTGAATTTGGATAATCAAGCTAGTGAAGCGATCGCCCAATTTTTAGCCGCCGTTCAAGAAGAACAATTTCGTCGCCATTATTTTTATGAAGTTCCTCTAGCAACTATTCAATCAGTAGTTGCTCGCAGTAATTATGGAGAAACAGAATAG
- the ilvA gene encoding threonine ammonia-lyase, biosynthetic, producing the protein MCQPLTMFCDYLQLILTARVYDVAQETPLEYAPNLSKRLNNQLLLKREDMQSVFSFKLRGAYNKMAQLPPDILAQGVIAASAGNHAQGVALGASKLGTKAIIVMPVTTPQVKVDAVKARGGEVVLYGDTFDEACAYARQLEVEKGLTFIHPFDDPHVIAGQGTIGMEILRQYQKPIHAIFVAIGGGGLISGIGAYVKRIRPDIKIIGVEPVDADAMYQSLKTGERVKLPQVGLFADGVAVREVGEETFRLCQEYLDDIILVNTDDTCAAIKDVFEDTRSIVEPAGALAIAGAKAYVEREQIEGQTLVAVACGANMNFDRLRFVAERAELGEHREAIFAVTIPETPGSLRKFCECMGRRSLTEFNYRIADEKIAHIFVGVQVENLADAAKMVETFEAHGLKTIDLTNDEFTKLHLRHMVGGRSPLAHNELLYRFEFPERPGALMKFVNSMSPNWNISVFHYRNNGSDYGRIVVGIQVPPDEMKEWQAFLDTLGYRYWDESQNPAYKLFLG; encoded by the coding sequence ATTTGCCAACCCCTCACTATGTTTTGCGATTACCTCCAACTTATCCTCACCGCCCGTGTCTATGATGTTGCCCAAGAAACACCTTTAGAATACGCCCCTAATCTTTCTAAAAGATTAAATAATCAACTGCTGTTAAAGCGGGAAGATATGCAATCTGTCTTTTCTTTTAAATTGCGGGGTGCTTATAACAAAATGGCGCAACTACCGCCAGATATTTTAGCGCAAGGTGTAATTGCGGCATCGGCGGGAAATCATGCCCAAGGTGTTGCCCTTGGTGCTAGTAAGTTGGGAACAAAAGCAATTATTGTGATGCCAGTAACTACTCCACAAGTAAAAGTTGATGCGGTAAAAGCTAGAGGCGGCGAAGTTGTTTTGTATGGTGATACTTTTGATGAAGCTTGTGCTTATGCGCGGCAATTAGAAGTAGAAAAAGGTTTAACTTTTATTCATCCTTTTGACGATCCTCATGTGATTGCTGGACAGGGTACGATCGGCATGGAAATTCTGCGACAATATCAGAAACCAATCCATGCTATTTTTGTGGCAATTGGTGGCGGTGGTTTAATTTCCGGTATTGGTGCTTATGTAAAACGCATTCGTCCAGATATTAAAATCATTGGTGTAGAACCTGTGGATGCTGATGCCATGTATCAGTCTTTGAAAACAGGAGAAAGGGTAAAATTACCGCAGGTGGGTTTATTCGCTGATGGTGTCGCTGTGCGAGAAGTGGGAGAGGAAACTTTTCGCCTGTGTCAGGAATATTTGGATGATATTATTTTGGTGAATACTGATGATACTTGTGCGGCAATTAAAGATGTTTTTGAGGATACGCGATCGATTGTAGAACCAGCTGGTGCATTAGCGATCGCAGGTGCTAAAGCTTATGTTGAAAGAGAACAAATCGAAGGACAAACATTAGTAGCTGTCGCTTGTGGTGCTAACATGAATTTCGATCGTCTACGTTTTGTCGCTGAAAGAGCAGAATTAGGCGAACACAGAGAAGCTATTTTTGCTGTAACAATTCCCGAAACTCCAGGTAGTCTCCGCAAATTCTGCGAATGTATGGGAAGACGCAGTTTAACCGAATTTAACTATCGCATTGCTGATGAAAAAATCGCCCACATTTTTGTCGGCGTGCAAGTAGAAAATCTTGCCGATGCTGCCAAGATGGTCGAAACTTTTGAAGCGCATGGATTGAAAACAATTGACTTAACAAATGATGAATTCACCAAATTACATTTGCGTCACATGGTTGGCGGACGTTCTCCACTTGCACACAATGAATTATTGTACCGCTTTGAATTTCCTGAACGTCCCGGCGCATTAATGAAATTCGTTAATTCTATGAGCCCAAATTGGAATATCAGCGTATTTCATTACCGAAATAATGGCTCAGATTACGGCAGAATTGTGGTCGGAATTCAAGTTCCACCTGATGAGATGAAAGAGTGGCAAGCATTTCTTGATACCTTGGGTTATCGTTATTGGGATGAAAGCCAAAATCCCGCTTATAAGTTGTTTTTGGGATAA
- the psb28 gene encoding photosystem II reaction center protein Psb28, whose product MAQIQFSKGINEEVIPDVRITRSRDGSNGTATFYFQKPKALSSTSTDEITGMYLVDEEGELVTREVKAKFINGQPEALEALYVIKSAEQWDRFIRFMNRYAEEHGLGLNKSEE is encoded by the coding sequence ATGGCTCAAATTCAGTTTTCTAAAGGCATTAATGAAGAAGTGATTCCCGATGTACGGATTACCCGTTCGCGGGATGGAAGTAATGGCACAGCGACATTTTATTTCCAAAAACCAAAAGCACTCAGCAGTACCAGTACAGACGAAATTACTGGAATGTATTTAGTTGATGAAGAAGGCGAATTAGTAACCAGGGAAGTAAAAGCTAAGTTTATCAACGGTCAACCTGAAGCATTAGAAGCACTTTACGTTATTAAATCTGCTGAACAGTGGGATCGATTTATCCGGTTTATGAATCGATATGCAGAAGAGCATGGTTTAGGTTTAAATAAGTCAGAAGAATAA